Proteins from a genomic interval of Yarrowia lipolytica chromosome 1E, complete sequence:
- a CDS encoding uncharacterized protein (Compare to YALI0E05247g, similar to uniprot|P32319 Saccharomyces cerevisiae YBL017c PEP1 vacuolar protein sorting/targeting protein), which yields MRLLTRLLVLVASLALFAQADDDLSTKISSTINEFSGLIVEHYYLTNDMTNASPDDAEVVLLRTSKNDLYVTYNQGKTFKQVLKGEDIIAIYPNPHFKNRVYFLTPDEKVFFTIDKGESFKSFRTPAPPNQRGLQLMTFDRNNKDAFIWTGSEGCEDELSPRCKVVTHYTNNNGGRWTEVGNGAIMCQYVNGLKDQKRNNLMYCLFEYNEGGVKKSRLAYSTDNFRNQRVTHENVLDFALAEEFLVVAVINDEDETLECQTSVDGESFSVARFPPDFKVPKQLAYTVLQSTTHAIFLHVTVNGKANSEYGAILKSNSYGTSFMLSLNEVNRNRVGFVDFEKMANLEGVAVSNIVINARQASRGSRKQLKSMITHNDGGQWAYLNPPPADTEGKAYSCSGQSLEKCSLNLHGFTERKDYRDTYTSASAVGMMIGVGNVGEYLEGYLDGNTYLTVDGGITWREIKKGAYMWEYGDQGSILVIVDGEEPTNEVFFSLDEGVTWNPYRFSEDLVKVDDISTVPNDNSRRFLLTGKSPRSKGEQSTTVHIDFSGLSDRQCKLDESNPDRDDYELWSPRNPTQQSNCLFGHETQYYRKLVDSKCYIGRQLIQPHKVVQDCECTREDFECDFNYVRDRDGTCKLVKGASPPDHALQCKENPNLVEYYESTGYRRIPLSTCKGGQELDKADAIPCPGKKGEFSKKHGGGLGVIGTFFVIIVPIAMACVIGFMIFQHYQSKFGVIRLGDEDSFSSSSSNPVVQQALKGLAYVVAGITMIPEALKGVGEFARGIFGHSGSSNRPWSRDYAPVDINEDDELLGDDIESDAEEVI from the coding sequence aTGAGATTATTGACACGGCTACTGGTGCTCGTGGCGTCGCTGGCGTTATTTGCGCAGGCTGACGATGACCTCAGCACAAAAATCAGCTCCACCATCAACGAGTTTTCGGGACTCATTGTTGAGCACTACTATCTCACCAACGATATGACCAATGCGTCTCCCGACGACGCCGAGGTGGTGCTGTTGCGAACCTCCAAAAACGATCTCTATGTCACTTACAACCAGGGCAAGACCTTCAAGCAGGTGCTCAAGGGCGAGGACATCATTGCCATCTACCCCAACCCCCACTTCAAGAACCGAGTTTACTTTTTGACCCCCGACGAGAAGGTCTTTTTCACCATTGATAAGGGCGAGTCATTCAAGTCGTTCCGAACACCTGCTCCCCCGAACCAGCGAGGCCTGCAATTGATGACTTTTGACCGAAACAACAAGGACGCTTTCATCTGGACCGGATCCGAAGGCTGTGAAGACGAGCTGTCCCCTCGATGTAAGGTGGTCACTcactacaccaacaacaacggagGCCGATGGACCGAGGTCGGCAACGGAGCCATCATGTGCCAGTACGTTAACGGACTCAAGGATCAGAAGCGAAACAACCTCATGTACTGTCTGTTTGAGTACAACGAGGGTGGCGTCAAGAAGTCCCGACTGGCTTATTCTACTGACAACTTCCGAAACCAAAGAGTGACCCACGAGAACGTGCTTGATTTCGCTCTTGCTGAGGAGTTCCTCGTTGTTGCCGTCATCAatgacgaggacgagacTCTCGAGTGCCAGACATCCGTGGACGGTGAGTCCTTTTCCGTGGCTCGATTCCCTCCGGACTTTAAGGTCCCCAAACAGCTGGCCTACACCGTTCTGCAATCTACCACCCACGCCATTTTCCTGCATGTTACCGTCAACGGAAAGGCCAACTCCGAGTACGGCGCCATTCTCAAGTCGAACTCCTACGGTACTTCGTTTATGCTTTCTCTCAATGAGGTTAACCGAAACCGAGTCGGCTTTGTcgactttgagaagatggctAACCTCGAGGGTGTGGCTGTCTCCAACATTGTCATCAATGCCCGACAGGCCTCCAGGGGTTCGCGAAAGCAGCTCAAGTCCATGATCACCCACAACGATGGTGGACAATGGGCATACCTGAACCCTCCCCCCGCTGACACTGAAGGCAAGGCTTACTCGTGTTCTGGAcagtctctggagaagtGCTCTCTTAACTTGCACGGCTTCACCGAGCGAAAGGATTACCGAGATACTTACACGTCTGCCTCTGCTGTTGGTATGATGATCGGTGTCGGTAACGTCGGAGAGTACCTCGAGGGATACCTCGACGGAAACACTTACCTTACTGTCGATGGTGGTATCACTTGGAGGGAAATTAAAAAGGGAGCGTACATGTGGGAGTACGGAGACCAGGGTTCTATTCTGGTTATTGTTGACGGAGAGGAGCCCACCAACGAGGTATTCTTCTCTCTCGATGAGGGTGTCACCTGGAACCCCTACAGATTCTCTGAGGATCTTGTCAAGGTTGATGATATTTCCACCGTGCCCAACGATAACTCTCGACGATTCCTGCTTACTGGTAAGTCTCCCCGGTCTAAGGGAGAGCAGTCTACCACCGTTCACATTGACTTCTCTGGCCTCTCTGACCGACAGTGCAAGCTGGACGAGTCCAATCCTGACCGAGATGACTACGAGCTGTGGTCTCCCAGAAACCCCACTCAGCAGAGCAACTGTCTGTTTGGCCACGAGACTCAGTACTACCGAAAGCTGGTCGACTCCAAGTGCTACATTGGCAGACAGCTCATCCAACCACACAAGGTTGTCCAGGACTGTGAGTGCACTCGAGAGGACTTTGAGTGTGATTTCAACTACGTCCGAGACCGAGACGGAACTTGTAAGCTTGTCAAGGGTGCCAGTCCCCCTGATCACGCCCTCCAATGCAAGGAGAACCCCAACCTCGTTGAGTACTACGAGTCTACCGGCTACCGACGAATCCCCCTGTCCACTTGTAAGGGTGGCCAGGAGCTCGACAAGGCTGATGCAATTCCTTGCCCTGGTAAGAAGGGCGAGTTCAGCAAGAagcatggtggtggacttGGTGTCATCGGCACATTCTTCGTCATTATTGTTCCTATTGCCATGGCTTGTGTCATTGGATTCATGATCTTCCAGCACTACCAGTCCAAGTTTGGTGTCATTCGACTGGGCGATGAGGACTCGttttcctccagctccagcaaccCTGTCGTCCAGCAGGCTCTTAAGGGCCTGGCTTACGTTGTTGCAGGTATCACCATGATCCccgaggctctcaagggcGTCGGCGAGTTCGCTCGAGGCATTTTCGGCCACTCTGGAAGTAGCAACCGACCGTGGTCAAGAGACTACGCACCTGTTGATATcaacgaggacgacgagctgcttggAGATGACATTGAGAGCGATGCCGAAGAGGTTATCTAA
- a CDS encoding uncharacterized protein (Compare to YALI0E05313g, similar to uniprot|Q08777 Saccharomyces cerevisiae YOR306c): MSCKSVESQLVVASGSISEKEEPLVQKLPEPDRGRAWIAMVGGALGLYSSFGYINVVGLFEAYYLHHQLDGYSASTVSWITSLQFFILLVGGVFFGRLAEMYGPRPVAIVGMLFTVGGIMATSECKTYYQFLLAQGICTSIGNSCVYYASMVACNTWFVKRRATALGVVVGGSSIGGVTLPFVFSQLQPKIGFNDTVRVIGYIMLGVGVICCVCISSRLPPNKKLRKNFFNFRQEVIEPYKNKSFAMMTAALFVSYWGLVTTMGYMSTHAISHGMSETVSFYLVAIYNGASFLGRILPGIMADKVGTYNMHSVCCVLCGIILLAFWIPSNSNAAFFTFSGVFGFISGPYIGLFAALVAEVSEPHEIGRRLGVVTFFCSWAALTAMPIAGATLDEGHTSFVGLQVFAGVTMMVGGFMVFAAKMLVPGQTWLSKF, encoded by the coding sequence ATGTCCTGCAAATCAGTGGAAAGCCAGTTGGTTGTGGCCAGCGGTTCAATCTCTGAGAAGGAAGAGCCCCTTGTGCAGAAGCTCCCTGAGCCCGATAGGGGCCGGGCTTGGATCGCCAtggttggaggagctctgGGTCTCTACTCATCATTTGGATACATCAACGTTGTGGGTCTTTTCGAGGCCTACTATCTGCATCATCAACTAGACGGCTACTCGGCATCGACCGTCTCGTGGATCACGTCTCTACAGTTCTTCATTCTGCtggttggaggagttttCTTCGGAAGACTAGCTGAGATGTACGGGCCTCGGCCGGTGGCTATCGTCGGTATGCTCTTCACAGTGGGAGGAATCATGGCAACCTCTGAGTGCAAAACATACTACCAGTTCCTGCTGGCTCAGGGAATCTGCACGTCTATCGGAAACTCCTGTGTCTACTACGCATCAATGGTCGCGTGTAACACGTGGTTTGTCAAACGACGAGCTACCGCCCTGGGTGTGGTAGTTGGAGGTTCGTCGATTGGAGGTGTGACCCTGCCATTCGTCTTCTCTCAACTACAGCCTAAAATCGGATTTAATGACACTGTGAGAGTCATTGGATACATCATGCTTGGAGTGGGAGTCATCTGCTGTGTTTGCATCTCTTCTCGACTGCCTCCTAACAAGAAGTTACGAAAGAACTTCTTCAATTTCCGACAAGAGGTTATTGAACcctacaagaacaagtcgTTCGCTATGATGACCGCGGCGCTGTTTGTTTCGTATTGGGGACTTGTCACAACCATGGGATACATGTCCACCCACGCTATTTCCCACGGCATGTCTGAAACAGTCTCCTTCTACCTCGTGGCAATCTACAACGGAGCCTCCTTTCTGGGTAGAATCTTGCCGGGTATAATGGCTGACAAGGTGGGTACTTACAACATGCATTCCGTATGCTGTGTTCTTTGTGGTATCATTCTTCTGGCTTTCTGGATCCCCTCCAACAGCAACGCGGCCTTCTTCACTTTCTCTGGAGTCTTCGGATTCATCTCTGGACCCTATATTGGTCTGTTTGCAGCTCTTGTGGCGGAAGTGTCCGAGCCACATGAAATTGGGAGGCGATTGGGTGTAgtcaccttcttctgctcctggGCAGCTCTTACTGCCATGCCTATTGCAGGAGCCACCCTGGACGAAGGACATACCAGCTTTGTCGGACTTCAGGTGTTTGCAGGAGTTACCATGATGGTAGGAGGATTCATGGTATTCGCAGCCAAGATGCTGGTCCCTGGACAGACATGGCTCTCCAAGTTCTAG
- a CDS encoding uncharacterized protein (Compare to YALI0E05269g, similar to Saccharomyces cerevisiae SFT1 (YKL006C-A); ancestral locus Anc_2.504, similar to uniprot|P43682 Saccharomyces cerevisiae YKL006ca SFT1 SNARE-like protein), which translates to MSAYQREEQNNTRLEELASKISSLRSVTNDIHAQASDYSLIDSTTDTVGNMMTSVRGSASKLGRSLKAGHPIWRTVGIALAIILLLWFLFKFF; encoded by the exons atgtcagCATACCAGCGAGAAGAGCAAAACAACACTCGgctcgaggagctggcgTCGAAAATCTCGTCTTTGCGGTCTGTCACCAATGACATCCACGCTCAGGCTAGCGATTATTCGCTTATTGATTCCACG ACGGACACTGTTGGAAACATGATGACCTCGGTCCGAGGGTCTGCTTCCAAGCTTGGACGGTCGCTCAAGGCCGGACACCCCATCTGGCGAACTGTTGGCATTGCTCTGGCCATCATTCTCCTGCTGTGGTTTCTGTTCAAGTTTTTTTAA
- a CDS encoding uncharacterized protein (Compare to YALI0E05159g, no similarity possibly noncoding): MGTAHTQTSKSKKKSKLDGSKERSQGCKYDETKERGYWSNREYETPLDVSIGIVSQFERSGRPPPIISTPLKPPFISPLLGAKRIKASMVGYPDGCCFSDLHGDMWEKRVHVNECNNVNFLAEYGAADRVQMEPQEKVFQVVYGLGISNGSPRAQCDVPDTLFNAPGAALFFKLVSFEIEVSL; the protein is encoded by the coding sequence ATGGGCACTGCACACACGCAGACTTCGAAGTCAAAGAAGAAGTCAAAGCTGGATGGGAGCAAAGAGAGGAGCCAAGGGTGCAAGTATGACGAGACAAAAGAACGCGGTTATTGGAGCAACCGTGAGTATGAGACACCGTTGGACGTCTCAATTGGCATCGTTAGTCAATTTGAACGTTCCGGTCGACCTCCACCGATTATTTCGACACCCCTTAAGCCCCCATTCATATCCCCCCTGCTCGGAGCTAAGCGGATAAAAGCCTCTATGGTCGGGTACCCGGACGGATGTTGTTTTTCCGATTTGCATGGAGATATGTGGGAGAAACGTGTACATGTAAATGAATGTAACAATGTAAATTTTTTGGCGGAGTATGGTGCAGCTGACAGGGTACAGATGGAGCCGCAGGAAAAAGTTTTCCAAGTAGTATATGGCCTAGGAATATCGAATGGCTCGCCACGAGCCCAGTGTGACGTGCCAGACACTCTTTTTAATGCCCCTGGCGCAgctctcttcttcaagcTTGTCTCCTTCGAAATAGAGGTTTCGCTCTGA
- a CDS encoding uncharacterized protein (Compare to YALI0E05291g, similar to uniprot|Q9P5K9 Neurospora crassa B23L21. 200 Probable F-actin capping protein alpha subunit, similar to Saccharomyces cerevisiae CAP1 (YKL007W); ancestral locus Anc_2.503): MSRSNQEALADFVADAPPGELNQVVEAISTVVDGNSSILSKLETDVHNKILDQCMVVSLGKSKSLVSKYNQLSKDTFYDSQSGQKFEFDFDTKKATPSGSHGSDSPIQGALDKYFSAHFPSEGAAGVFPQDDGSIALVLVDGKYNPANYWNGKWRSVYIFESGSLSGTIDVDVHYYEDGNVRLKSSEKVDLGSVSESDIVDAISKAEQQFQEKLNKSFNGLNEDSFKALRRQLPVTRSKINWGKSISNYRLGKDINVGGGRE; this comes from the exons atGTCTCGATCGAACCAAGAAGCCCTGGCCGATTTCGTGGCCGACGCCCCTCCCGGAGAG CTCAACCAGGTCGTTGAGGCCATCAGCACCGTCGTTGATGGAAACAGCTCGATTCTGTCCAAACTGGAAACCGACGTTCACAACAAGATTCTCGACCAATGCATGGTTGTGTCTCTCGGCAAGTCCAAGTCCCTGGTCTCTAAATATAACCAGCTTTCCAAGGACACCTTCTATGACAGCCAGAGTGGCCAGAAGTTCGAGTTCGATTTTGATACAAAGAAGGCCACCCCCTCGGGCTCCCATGGCTCTGACTCGCCCATCCAAGGGGCTCTCGATAAGTACTTTTCTGCCCACTTCCCCTCCGAGGGGGCTGCTGGGGTTTTTCCTCAGGATGACGGATCTATCGCccttgtgcttgtggaTGGCAAGTATAACCCTGCCAACTACTGGAACGGAAAGTGGCGGTCTGTGTACATCTTCGAGAGTGGCTCTCTGAGCGGAACAATCGACGTGGATGTGCATTACTACGAGGACGGAAATGTCCGTCTCAAGTCCAGCGAGAAGGTGGACCTTGGTTCTGTGTCCGAATCTGACATTGTGGACGCCATCTCCAAAGCCGAGCAGCAGTTccaggagaagctcaacaagtcaTTTAACGGTCTAAACGAGGATTCGTTTAAGGCCCTGCGACGACAGCTGCCCGTGACTCGATCTAAGATCAACTGGGGCAaatccatctccaactaccGGCTGGGTAAGGATATTAACgttggtggaggacgagagTAA
- a CDS encoding uncharacterized protein (Compare to YALI0E05181g, similar to Saccharomyces cerevisiae FMC1 (YIL098C); ancestral locus Anc_2.277, weakly similar to uniprot|P40491 Saccharomyces cerevisiae YIL098c FMC1 Formation of Mitochondrial Cytochromes) gives MSKSLNLYRSLYRELSKQYVAAMTVHINGENQRNEAKAKYEAIQKKTTPKAIEKLPTPRTSHYNSTALREYFTNGTGEAEQIQHAEDMLLFLENQRVYKDLLARYNPGVDMADQERVRLSARRVGLEVPVGKKDFED, from the coding sequence ATGTCGAAGTCCCTAAACCTTTACAGATCGCTCTATCGAGAGCTGTCAAAGCAGTATGTCGCTGCAATGACCGTCCACATCAACGGTGAGAACCAGCGAAACGAAGCCAAGGCGAAGTACGAGGCGATCCAGAAGAAAACTACAcccaaggccattgagaagctgcCCACACCCCGAACTTCACATTACAACAGTACTGCTCTCAGAGAGTACTTCACAAACGGAACCGGAGAGGCCGAACAGATCCAGCACGCCGAGgacatgctgctgtttctggagaACCAGCGAGTTTACAAGGACCTGCTGGCCCGATACAACCCTGGAGTGGATATGGCCGATCAGGAGAGAGTGCGACTTTCTGCCCGAAGAGTCGGACTGGAAGTGCCCGTTGGAAAGAAGGACTTTGAGGATTAA
- a CDS encoding uncharacterized protein (Compare to YALI0E05225g, weakly similar to uniprot|Q01080 Saccharomyces cerevisiae YNL248c RPA49 DNA-directed RNA polymerase A (I) chain, similar to Saccharomyces cerevisiae RPA49 (YNL248C); ancestral locus Anc_1.112) yields MASDKKRKASSKRLTKIKVAKVQDDGKVFLSDCGHLSIPKDAKFSSVSDNGETSIKGKSSRMRYTSVPVDHEKYCVAVISSKGLADLVPAESIELKAMSKQLAKRVAENTEQKSYREQRVNLGNEFGTLKAKKTLASLARNNIDSNELVDFEDDVVEAVATATANLPTQEQVSMAMDDARPIPKHNLETLDVNEIYPVEGYLTDEEAGYIRSEAILDEQDIGKRVDMLPYRTSQMVRDSLYKITDKTDETMYKTSLLYYLSLLIGFYRDRHVKKREDIKTRLNNPPEYLIDQMLYRYTTPLSGGHKSQRYHTYMVNSRNEAMLLCTIIILVLRLNNNVVDIPILSQEVGIKPSKLADVCRQVGCAIKNASLTHMDDIGRPRTEASHWKIASLKAPLKLPELAQRRRRAKK; encoded by the coding sequence ATGGCCAGCGACAAAAAGAGAAAGGCTTCGAGCAAGCGGCTGACGAAAATCAAGGTCGCTAAGGTTCAGGACGATGGAAAGGTGTTTCTTTCTGACTGCGGTCATTTGTCCATCCCTAAGGACGCCAAGTTCTCGTCCGTGTCTGACAATGGAGAGACCTCCATCAAGGGAAAAAGCTCCCGAATGCGATACACCAGTGTGCCTGTGGACCACGAGAAGTACTGCGTTGCCGTAATTTCCTCTAAGGGCTTGGCTGATCTGGTCCCCGCCGAAAGCATTGAGCTGAAGGCCATGTCCAAGCAACTAGCCAAGAGAGTCGCTGAGAACACCGAGCAGAAGTCCTACAGAGAACAGCGAGTCAACCTGGGTAACGAGTTTGGAACTCTCAAGGCAAAGAAGACCCTTGCCAGTTTGGCCCGAAACAACATTGATTCCAACGAGCTTGTTGACTTTGAGGACGATGTCGTGGAGGCTGTCGCTACTGCCACTGCCAACCTACCCACTCAAGAGCAGGTGTCCATGGCAATGGATGATGCCCGACCCATCCCTAAGCATAACCTCGAGACTCTGGATGTCAACGAGATCTATCCTGTTGAGGGATACCtcaccgacgaggaggctggGTACATTCGAAGCGAGGCCATTCTGGACGAGCAGGATATCGGCAAGCGAGTGGACATGCTTCCTTACCGAACCTCACAAATGGTGCGAGACAGTCTCTACAAGATCACCGACAAGACCGACGAGACCATGTACAAGACCTCTCTTCTCTATTATCTGTCTCTGCTGATTGGATTCTACCGAGATCGTCACGTCAAGAAGCGGGAGGATATCAAAACCAGACTCAACAACCCCCCAGAGTACCTCATCGACCAGATGCTCTACCGGTACACCACTCCCCTTTCTGGTGGTCACAAATCACAACGGTACCACACTTACATGGTCAACTCCAGAAATGAGGCAATGTTGCTGTGTACTATCATTATTCTTGTGCTGAGactcaacaacaacgttGTAGACATTCCCATTCTGTCGCAGGAGGTTGGAATCAAGCCTTCCAAGCTTGCTGACGTTTGCAGACAGGTGGGATGCGCCATTAAGAACGCCTCTCTGACTCACATGGATGATATCGGACGACCTCGAACCGAGGCTAGCCACTGGAAGATTGCCTCGCTCAAGGCTCCGCTTAAGCTACCAGAGCTTGCccagcgacgacgaagagCCAAGAAATAG
- a CDS encoding uncharacterized protein (Compare to YALI0E05203g, similar to Saccharomyces cerevisiae SGA1 (YIL099W); ancestral locus Anc_2.276, some similarities with uniprot|P08019 Saccharomyces cerevisiae YIL099w SGA1 sporulation specific glucan 1 4- alpha-glucosidase), with protein sequence MRKDGHTARGKSQCRTVSAKKYYHNKTRARTHGAEVTVLLFSDKHDFLLVQVPTPSLFCYKWLDCAILILTHTHTHTHTHTHTHIPTMLLQAFVSVLALPGSLALPLFDQKPLLLAPYARPNVTLIDAQKFELWLAQQTHHAFESVLDNVGHQGSNNGLPVGVVIASPSKTAPDYYYQWTRDAAITMDSVVRRFYDQASQGILNDTLSNIIMGYIETQGMLQHVSNPSGYFDWNRRVVSGLGEPKFETDGSAFTGHWGRPQNDGPALRIKTISHYIQTQVEWNETASLDDYVYIYKSMILPDVEYILQYWDQPTFDLWEELEGYHLFTSQVQFNALINVVELARHYSDRETESRCTFTAGSIRQFIKTHFEAGSRLNAQFEPRSFGRSGLDSSIFLAALDSVRWESSIAAGTSLKPYDDLLIATIMPYVHSFDYPINHQRLAEFEESFQDENPGYVAVGVGRYAEDVYDGVGTSHGNPWFICTATIAETIFFIAHHLAQQSSDFVLEINSLTKEFYGTFVSSDRIARDSEEYQHLLDRLVDLGDSFLDVIREHQANNGDMSEQFNRYDGFMQGAEKLTWSYGSFWSAVRARQEVIKGTSGRK encoded by the coding sequence ATGCGGAAGGATGGTCACACAGCAAGAGGTAAATCTCAATGCAGAACCGTGAGTGCTAAAAAATACTACCACAACAAAACAAGAGCGCGAACGCATGGTGCAGAAGTGACAGTTTTGCTTTTCTCCGACAAGCACGATTTTCTTCTTGTGCAGGTACCTACACCTTCTCTCTTTTGCTATAAATGGCTTGATTGCGCTATTCTCATCcttacacacacacacacacacacacacacacacacacatacacacatACCGACGATGTTGCTACAAGCGTTTGTTTCTGTTTTAGCACTTCCAGGGTCTCTAGCGCTTCCGCTATTCGATCAGAAGCCTCTGTTGCTGGCACCATACGCGAGACCAAACGTGACACTCATTGACGCCCAGAAATTCGAGTTGTGGCTCGCTCAGCAGACTCATCACGCCTTTGAGTCTGTCCTCGACAATGTGGGACACCAAGGTAGCAACAACGGTCTTCCCGTAGGCGTTGTTATCGCTAGTCCCTCTAAAACGGCCCCTGACTACTATTACCAATGGACTCGGGATGCTGCCATCACCATGGACTCAGTTGTGCGGCGGTTCTATGACCAGGCTAGTCAAGGTATACTGAACGACACACTCAGCAACATCATCATGGGATACATTGAGACTCAAGGCATGTTGCAGCACGTCAGCAATCCCTCCGGGTACTTTGACTGGAACAGACGTGTTGTTAGTGGTTTGGGAGAGCCTAAATTTGAGACTGACGGCTCAGCATTCACAGGGCACTGGGGTAGACCTCAGAATGATGGACCTGCACTCAGAATTAAAACGATCTCGCATTATATTCAAACCCAGGTGGAGTGGAATGAAACAGCTTCTCTCGACGACTATGTGTATATCTACAAGTCTATGATCCTACCCGATGTCGAGTACATTCTACAGTATTGGGATCAGCCGACTTTTGATCTCTGGGAGGAACTGGAGGGCTACCATCTCTTCACTTCTCAAGTGCAGTTCAACGCTCTCATTAACGTCGTGGAACTTGCAAGACATTACTCAGATCGAGAGACCGAAAGCAGATGTACATTCACTGCTGGATCGATTCGACAATTCATCAAGACACATTTCGAGGCTGGTTCTCGGCTGAATGCACAATTTGAGCCCAGAAGTTTTGGAAGGTCGGGCCTTGATTCCTCCATATTCTTGGCCGCTCTTGACTCGGTTAGATGGGAGTCTAGCATAGCTGCAGGTACATCTCTCAAGCCCTACGACGATCTTCTCATTGCTACTATCATGCCTTATGTGCACTCCTTCGACTACCCTATTAATCATCAACGATTAGCTGAGTTCGAGGAGTCTTTCCAGGATGAAAATCCTGGGTACGTCgccgttggtgttggtCGTTATGCTGAGGACGTCTACGATGGAGTGGGAACCTCTCATGGCAATCCTTGGTTCATCTGTACCGCTACCATTGCAGAGACCATATTCTTCATTGCTCACCACTTGGCCCAGCAGTCGTCTGATTTTGTTCTTGAGATCAATAGTCTCACCAAGGAGTTTTATGGTACGTTTGTGTCTTCTGACCGCATTGCTAGAGACTCCGAAGAGTATCAGCATCTGTTGGACCGTCTCGTTGACCTCGGTGACTCGTTCTTGGATGTCATCAGAGAGCATCAGGCTAACAATGGAGATATGTCGGAGCAATTCAATAGATACGATGGGTTCATGCAAGGAGCTGAGAAGCTGACATGGAGCTACGGCAGTTTCTGGTCTGCTGTTAGAGCTCGCCAGGAAGTTATCAAAGGGACCAGTGGGAGGAAATGA